From the genome of Nitrosomonas sp., one region includes:
- the trkA gene encoding Trk system potassium transporter TrkA, producing the protein MKIIILGAGQVGSTVAERLVSEANDITMVDIDPERLALLQDRLDLRTVVGNASHPSVLVSAGAEDADMILAVTAHDETNLVSCKLAASMFNTPTKIARIRSSEYLTHSEIFSTANFCVDFAICPEQILTEYIENLIEFPEALQVLDFAEGKVSLVAVRALFGGLLVGQQLQELRKHMPNVDTRVAAIFRKNRPIIPEGDTIIEAEDEVFFIAAAENIRAVMRELRKMDKAVKRVMIAGGGKIGRRLGETLEKDYQVRIIERNYKASERLAAELHKTLVLNGDATDEKLLESESIAEMDMFCALTNDDENNIMAALLAKRMGARKVIALINRRAYVDLVQSGGIDIAISPAQVTIGSLLAYVRQGDVVAVHSLRRGAAEALELVAHGDARSSNVVGRKIEDIELPKGATIGAIVRGLPVISGVYEKASNEQASAIVHAKVIIAHHDTVIESEDHVILFVVNRKIIREVEKLFQVKVGFI; encoded by the coding sequence TTGAAAATTATCATTCTTGGTGCAGGCCAGGTGGGTTCGACAGTGGCTGAGCGTCTTGTCAGTGAAGCCAATGATATCACTATGGTAGATATCGATCCCGAACGGTTGGCATTGTTACAGGATCGTCTGGATTTGCGTACCGTGGTCGGCAATGCTTCGCATCCTTCTGTATTGGTTAGTGCTGGCGCTGAAGATGCTGACATGATTCTTGCTGTAACAGCACATGATGAAACCAATCTTGTATCATGCAAGCTTGCTGCTTCAATGTTCAATACCCCGACCAAGATAGCACGCATCCGTTCGTCAGAATATTTGACACACTCTGAAATATTTTCGACGGCTAATTTTTGTGTCGATTTTGCAATATGTCCAGAGCAAATACTGACTGAATACATTGAAAATTTGATTGAATTTCCAGAGGCGCTCCAGGTGCTCGATTTTGCGGAAGGAAAAGTTAGCCTGGTGGCCGTGCGGGCCCTATTCGGTGGACTTCTTGTAGGACAGCAGTTGCAGGAACTTCGCAAGCATATGCCTAATGTGGATACACGCGTAGCAGCAATTTTCAGAAAAAATCGCCCAATTATTCCTGAGGGCGACACCATTATTGAGGCCGAAGATGAGGTCTTTTTTATTGCCGCAGCTGAAAACATTCGTGCTGTGATGCGTGAACTGCGCAAAATGGATAAAGCGGTAAAACGGGTAATGATTGCCGGTGGTGGCAAGATCGGTAGGCGCTTGGGTGAAACATTGGAAAAAGATTATCAAGTCAGAATCATCGAGCGGAACTATAAGGCCAGTGAACGTCTTGCTGCAGAATTGCATAAAACATTGGTGTTGAATGGCGATGCGACAGATGAAAAATTGCTTGAAAGCGAAAGTATCGCCGAAATGGATATGTTTTGTGCGCTTACAAACGATGATGAAAACAACATTATGGCGGCGTTACTCGCCAAACGCATGGGCGCACGAAAGGTAATCGCGTTGATTAATCGACGCGCCTATGTTGATTTGGTGCAAAGTGGCGGTATTGATATTGCAATTTCGCCTGCACAGGTGACAATTGGTTCGTTGCTGGCCTATGTACGGCAGGGCGATGTGGTTGCCGTGCATAGCTTACGGCGGGGAGCGGCTGAAGCACTCGAACTGGTGGCGCACGGAGATGCGCGTTCGTCTAATGTTGTGGGTAGAAAAATAGAGGATATCGAACTCCCTAAAGGCGCAACGATAGGTGCCATTGTGCGCGGTCTGCCTGTGATAAGCGGTGTTTATGAAAAGGCATCCAACGAACAGGCGAGTGCCATTGTTCATGCCAAGGTTATCATCGCGCATCATGATACAGTGATTGAATCTGAGGATCATGTCATTCTGTTTGTCGTTAACAGAAAAATAATTCGGGAAGTGGAAAAGTTGTTCCAGGTAAAAGTCGGTTTTATATAG
- a CDS encoding inositol monophosphatase family protein → MLNEVIAVVRRVAQEEVMPRYMQVARKVKSDGSSFTEADIAAQEILLQALQTVRSGAFMGEEMSLEEQEVQWQKGMTGNVDGLWSVDPIDGTSNFLNGLPYFAISVAWMVQGKSVLGVVYNPVSDEMFYAEKGRGAFLNEKPLPIKQHITVLSGAIANVDLKRLHKKLAVEVAANPPYASQRNYGACALEWCYTAAGYFDIYLHGGQKPWDYAAGSLILEEAGGHMSGFEYDDYWTGSPWKRSVIAALNADLFMQWREWVREHK, encoded by the coding sequence GTGTTAAATGAAGTTATTGCAGTTGTCAGAAGGGTCGCCCAAGAAGAAGTGATGCCGCGCTATATGCAGGTTGCGCGAAAAGTAAAATCAGATGGCAGCAGTTTCACAGAAGCAGATATTGCTGCACAAGAAATTTTGCTGCAAGCGTTACAGACAGTCCGCTCTGGCGCTTTCATGGGTGAAGAGATGTCGCTGGAAGAGCAAGAAGTGCAATGGCAGAAAGGAATGACTGGAAATGTGGATGGTTTGTGGAGTGTCGATCCTATCGACGGTACGTCTAATTTCCTCAACGGATTGCCGTATTTCGCGATCTCGGTTGCCTGGATGGTACAAGGCAAAAGTGTATTAGGCGTTGTATATAATCCGGTTTCAGATGAGATGTTTTATGCTGAGAAAGGGCGCGGTGCATTTCTAAACGAAAAACCGCTTCCTATAAAACAGCATATTACTGTATTGTCAGGTGCGATAGCCAATGTAGATTTAAAAAGGCTGCATAAAAAACTGGCTGTGGAAGTTGCTGCGAATCCACCCTATGCCTCTCAACGAAATTACGGTGCCTGTGCACTGGAATGGTGTTATACCGCAGCGGGTTATTTTGATATCTATCTACATGGCGGACAAAAACCATGGGACTATGCTGCGGGTAGTCTGATACTCGAGGAGGCAGGTGGGCATATGTCGGGTTTCGAGTATGACGATTATTGGACGGGTTCACCCTGGAAACGCTCAGTCATTGCAGCATTGAATGCGGATTTGTTCATGCAGTGGCGTGAATGGGTGCGGGAACATAAATAA
- a CDS encoding thioredoxin family protein, with protein sequence MASLETPVCDFGWKAIDFDLLGVDGKRHNLTSAKGENGLLVMFICNHCPYVKAIQDRLIRDINELKQYGINAIAIMSNDPAEYPEDSFENMSRVATELNYPFPYVWDETQGVAKAYGAVCTPDFFGFNSQLELQYRGRLDASRKEAAAPDVRRDLFEGMRQVAKTDQGPEDQIPSIGCSIKWRSE encoded by the coding sequence ATGGCAAGCTTGGAAACGCCTGTTTGTGACTTTGGTTGGAAAGCGATAGATTTTGATTTGTTGGGTGTCGATGGAAAACGCCATAATTTGACTTCGGCTAAAGGAGAAAATGGACTATTGGTGATGTTTATCTGCAATCACTGTCCCTATGTAAAAGCAATACAGGATAGGCTCATTCGTGATATCAATGAATTGAAGCAATATGGAATTAATGCCATAGCAATTATGTCAAATGATCCTGCTGAATATCCTGAGGATTCGTTTGAGAATATGTCTCGTGTTGCCACGGAATTAAATTATCCTTTTCCATATGTCTGGGATGAAACACAGGGTGTCGCCAAAGCATATGGCGCTGTGTGCACACCGGATTTTTTCGGTTTCAATAGTCAACTTGAACTTCAATATCGTGGCCGTCTGGATGCTTCGCGTAAGGAAGCGGCGGCGCCTGATGTGCGCCGTGATTTGTTTGAAGGCATGCGGCAGGTTGCCAAGACTGACCAAGGTCCAGAGGACCAGATACCCAGCATTGGTTGCTCCATTAAGTGGCGTTCAGAGTAA
- a CDS encoding 16S rRNA (uracil(1498)-N(3))-methyltransferase yields MPPRFFHHDDIYVGQCIELEITSAHHAVRVLRIKAGDSIVLFNGKGGEYSAHIESIRKTTTKVIIDQFNAVERESPLDIDLVQAICVNEKMDLIIQKSVELGVTSIQPISTTRSIVRLSKERATKRLQHWNRVVISACEQCGRNFIPIVFPLISLTDWIINNKTNSSNHLRYMLSTTGNESLKNLTDPVPTQYFTVVVGPEGGLTSEEEIILQQADFQPLRIGKRILRTETAALSTIAALQMRWGDF; encoded by the coding sequence ATGCCGCCACGTTTCTTTCATCATGACGATATTTATGTCGGGCAATGTATTGAATTAGAAATTACCAGCGCACACCATGCTGTTCGTGTTTTGCGAATCAAAGCAGGCGACTCAATCGTCCTGTTTAACGGAAAAGGTGGTGAATATTCTGCACATATAGAAAGTATCCGAAAAACAACCACCAAGGTCATTATTGATCAATTTAACGCCGTTGAGCGGGAATCGCCACTTGACATAGATCTTGTTCAAGCCATATGCGTTAACGAAAAAATGGATCTGATTATACAAAAATCTGTAGAATTGGGCGTTACTAGCATTCAGCCCATTTCGACAACACGAAGCATTGTCCGTCTTTCAAAAGAGCGCGCTACAAAAAGACTACAACACTGGAATCGCGTTGTTATCTCGGCGTGCGAACAATGCGGCAGAAACTTTATACCGATAGTCTTTCCTCTGATTTCATTAACAGACTGGATAATTAACAACAAAACCAATAGTTCAAACCATTTACGCTATATGCTCTCTACAACCGGCAATGAAAGTCTAAAAAATCTGACTGACCCTGTACCAACCCAGTATTTTACTGTAGTTGTCGGCCCGGAAGGCGGTTTGACTTCAGAAGAAGAAATAATTTTGCAACAGGCAGATTTTCAACCTTTACGTATCGGAAAGCGCATATTAAGAACAGAAACAGCCGCACTGTCGACAATCGCGGCATTGCAAATGAGATGGGGAGATTTTTAA
- the argA gene encoding amino-acid N-acetyltransferase: MNSTADFVAWFRSVAPYINTFRGKVFVIGISGEMVTDDNFVSFVHDINLLASLGVKLVLVYGARPQILQRLNENQLEIKFALGNHITDTASLQCVKEAIGRIHIEIEAQLSMGLPNSPMANAAIHVASGNFVTACPFGIINGVDFMHTGKVRKINAHAIQLCLDQGDVVLMPPLGFSPTGEIFNLTMEHVATEVAIALNAEKLIFLLDSLDDNSTSPNKQKILPRELTVAQSKSLLRQQVENTPVGLSEEIQILLSCAIKACETKISRTHLISRHTDGAILKELFTHYGFGCMISRETLESLRKAQIEDVGTILQLIEPLETEGILVRRNRELLEIEIDRFIVFEHDNMIIGCAALYPFSQERVSELACLAVHPSYRNQGYGNRLLKTIEDITVSQGNNKLFVLTTHATHWFIEHGFTETSLAELPKLKKDLYNYKRKSKVFMKTLKL; this comes from the coding sequence ATGAATTCAACTGCGGATTTTGTCGCCTGGTTTCGCTCCGTCGCCCCTTATATAAATACATTCAGAGGAAAAGTCTTTGTTATTGGCATAAGTGGTGAAATGGTCACAGATGATAATTTCGTCAGCTTTGTCCATGATATAAATTTACTGGCCAGTCTGGGAGTGAAGCTGGTATTGGTATATGGCGCACGTCCGCAAATACTTCAGCGGCTCAACGAGAATCAACTCGAAATAAAGTTCGCATTGGGTAATCACATTACCGACACCGCATCGCTACAGTGTGTCAAAGAAGCCATTGGACGCATTCATATTGAGATTGAAGCACAGTTATCCATGGGTTTACCGAATTCTCCGATGGCAAATGCAGCGATACATGTCGCCAGCGGCAATTTCGTCACCGCCTGCCCCTTTGGCATTATAAATGGCGTTGATTTTATGCATACCGGCAAAGTGCGCAAAATCAACGCCCACGCTATTCAACTTTGCCTGGATCAAGGTGATGTTGTTCTAATGCCGCCACTGGGATTCTCGCCTACCGGTGAAATTTTTAACCTGACTATGGAACATGTGGCAACTGAAGTCGCCATTGCGCTGAATGCTGAAAAACTTATTTTTCTGCTGGATTCATTGGATGACAACAGCACTTCGCCCAACAAACAGAAAATTCTTCCACGTGAATTAACCGTTGCACAAAGCAAATCACTGCTGAGGCAGCAAGTAGAAAATACTCCAGTTGGCCTTTCCGAAGAAATTCAAATATTGCTTTCTTGCGCGATAAAAGCCTGTGAAACCAAAATCTCTCGCACGCATCTGATCAGCCGCCATACAGATGGCGCCATTTTAAAGGAATTGTTTACGCATTACGGTTTTGGCTGCATGATTTCCCGTGAAACACTGGAATCGCTTCGAAAAGCCCAAATTGAAGATGTGGGCACCATTCTACAACTGATAGAACCCCTTGAGACTGAAGGCATATTGGTCAGAAGGAATCGCGAATTACTGGAAATCGAGATTGACCGCTTTATTGTATTTGAACATGACAACATGATTATCGGCTGCGCCGCGCTTTATCCTTTTTCTCAAGAGCGCGTCAGTGAATTAGCCTGTCTGGCTGTACACCCATCTTATCGTAACCAAGGCTATGGAAATCGATTATTGAAGACGATTGAAGATATTACCGTCTCCCAGGGCAATAACAAGCTATTTGTATTGACCACACATGCAACGCATTGGTTTATCGAACATGGCTTTACCGAAACCTCATTGGCCGAATTACCCAAACTCAAAAAAGATTTATATAATTACAAGCGCAAATCAAAAGTATTTATGAAAACACTCAAACTCTGA
- a CDS encoding oxidative damage protection protein, with the protein MARTVKCIKLGHEAEGLDFKPYPGELGQRIFEQISKQAWNEWIELQTMLINENRLNLSDNKARHYLAEQMEAHFFGQGAEQPEGYVSPEN; encoded by the coding sequence ATGGCGAGAACTGTTAAATGCATCAAACTTGGGCACGAAGCTGAAGGACTGGATTTTAAGCCCTATCCAGGCGAACTGGGTCAACGAATTTTTGAACAGATTTCAAAACAAGCCTGGAATGAATGGATCGAGCTTCAGACCATGTTGATCAATGAAAACCGGCTAAATCTATCCGATAACAAAGCACGCCACTATCTTGCCGAACAAATGGAAGCACATTTTTTTGGTCAGGGCGCCGAGCAACCCGAAGGGTATGTATCACCCGAAAACTAA